One Mercenaria mercenaria strain notata chromosome 12, MADL_Memer_1, whole genome shotgun sequence DNA segment encodes these proteins:
- the LOC123534016 gene encoding ester hydrolase C11orf54 homolog yields MTEKVKVDKIPTHVPSLEDVTKVLKEGLAKNFTNLEVSVVDCPNLTEPPFYLSSEGLCGNARLADIGGPPYLLPLVQRDKIFKFKDIAELCELPNAFMIGAGAGPAHIVGINSELMNNIKYAADGKVTNNAWISKLNMKTGECILEKLNAEEFCLMGNFLICDGKPGKVIEVKASKRHGPDDFSKSIKMSLRNHYGDKPIALGGVFLVEKGKTYTHIMDDFSTTPLTSQEMVDNWLKFFTMDPTLVCVGELVSHDPGYDLRDEHFHCFSMHGQGGHYHYDTTPDEVEYRGYFIVADSIYRVDQPPK; encoded by the exons ATGACAGAAAAAGTTAAGGTTGACAAGATTCCAACGCATGTGCCAAGTTTAGAAGACGTTACAAAAG TTCTGAAAGAAGGACTTGCGAAGAACTTTACAAATTTAGAGGTGTCAGTTGTTGATTGTCCAAATCTCACAGAACCACCGTTTTATCTGTCGTCAGAAG GTCTATGTGGCAATGCTAGACTAGCAGATATTGGGGGACCACCATATCTCCTACCCCTGGTACAGAGAGACAAG ATATTCAAGTTCAAGGACATTGCTGAATTGTGTGAGCTTCCGAATGCGTTCATGATCGGAGCAGGGGCCGGGCCGGCACATATTGTAGGGATCAACTCGGAG CTGATGAACAACATTAAGTATGCAGCTGACGGCAAAGTAACAAACAACGCCTGGATTTCCAAGTTAAACATGAAG ACAGGGGAGTGTATTTTGGAGAAACTGAATGCAGAGGAATTTTGTTTGATGGGAAATTTCCTGATATGTGACGGAAAACCTGGAAAA GTTATAGAAGTGAAGGCAAGCAAGAGACACGGTCCTGATGACTTTAGTAAGAGTATCAAGATGAGTTTGCGTAATCACTATGGTGACAAGCCTATAGCACTGGGTGGGGTATTCCTTGTAGAAAAAGGAAAGACATACACACATATAATG GATGATTTTTCAACCACGCCTTTAACATcccaggaaatggttgataactGGTTGAAATTTTTCACCATGGATCCCACCCTCGTCTGTGTAGGGGAGTTGGTGTCACATGATCCC GGCTATGATTTACGGGACGAACATTTTCACTGCTTTAGTATGCATGGACAAGGCGGCCACTACCACTACGATACAACGCCGGATGAAGTGGAGTACAGGGGTTATTTTATTGTGGCCGATAGTATTTACAGGGTCGATCAACCGCCAAAATAA
- the LOC128547230 gene encoding uncharacterized protein LOC128547230: MYSKVKSCIRGCKTYSDFFECSLGLKQGEVISPVLFSLFLEDIELSLIDGVDNGFNLDEFTFILLLFADDMVIIGKNPEDLQNRLNLLKEYCVNWGLQVNPDKSKIVVFRKRGPVRRNEVWYYDNKTLGVVDSYNYLGTVFNYTGTFLSNQETIAGKGLKAMNVLLNNISKLSLKPSTILQLFDSFVTSTLCYASEIWGFGKSKPIERIHMKFCKLLLHVKTSTCNYGIYSELGRYPLYVNRYVRIIKYWLKVVKSDNIFIQSLYYSLVSDIEMGRTNWASNVKHLLDSYGFSYVWINPDIVDLNTFHIVFKNRVIENFVQNCYNGINNSRCLCSYKLFKTTFGFENYLDFLSPKLRIAFSRLRRSSHQLRIESGRYGANRVEHNQRYCLLCNSGDIEDEYHFIIKCPVYDTIRKLYIKPYYYRRPSVYKFTQLMHNTQRSALLKLSKFIYNAFILRKGLSVAIQ; the protein is encoded by the exons ATGTATTCTAAAGTTAAGTCCTGTATACGGGGGTGTAAGACGTATTCGGATTTTTTTGAATGTTCATTGGGCTTAAAACAAGGGGAAGTAATTTCGCCcgttcttttttctcttttcctaGAAGACATAGAGTTATCTTTGATTGACGGTGTCGACAACGGCTTCAATTTAGAtgagtttacttttattttattgttgttcgCCGATGACATGGTCATTATTGGTAAGAATCCTGAGGATTTACAAAAtcgtttaaatttgttaaaagaatATTGTGTAAACTGGGGTTTACAAGTTAACCCAGATAAAagtaaaatagttgtttttagaAAGCGTGGGCCAGTTAGACGTAATGAAGTTTGGTATTATGACAATAAGACCCTCGGAGTCGTTGACAGTTATAACTACTTAGGAACAGTGTTTAATTATACTGGTACATTTCTATCAAATCAAGAAACAATTGCTGGAAAGGGTcttaaag ctATGAACGTTCTGCTAAATAATATTAGTAAATTATCTCTTAAACCTAGTactattttgcaattatttgacTCATTTGTTACGTCAACATTATGCTATGCCAGTGAGATATGGGGTTTTGGTAAATCAAAACCAATTGAAAGAAttcatatgaaattttgtaaattgctTCTTCATGTAAAGACATCTACTTGTAATTATGGTATTTATAGCGAACTAGGCAGATACCCATTATATGTAAACAGATATGTAcgtattataaaatactggttgaagGTTGTTAAgtctgataatatttttatacaaagtttataTTATTCTTTAGTAAGTGATATTGAAATGGGTAGAACGAATTGGGCATCTAACGTTAAACATTTATTGGATAGTTACGGGTTTTCGTATGTATGGATTAATCCAGATATTGTGGATCTTAATACGTTCCATATTGTATTCAAGAATAGAGTGATTGAAAACTTTGTACAAAATTGTTACAATGGTATTAACAATAGCAGATGCTTATGTTCATATAAGTTGTTTAAAACTACATTTGGATTTGAAAACTATTTAGATTTCTTATCACCTAAACTTAGAATTGCATTTTCTCGTCTTCGCCGTTCATCGCATCAATTAAGAATCGAATCTGGCCGTTATGGCGCTAACAGGGTTGAACATAACCAAAGATATTGTTTATTGTGTAATAGCGGCGATATAGAAGATGAgtaccattttattattaaatgtccAGTATATGACACTATTAGGAAATTGTATATCAAGCCATATTATTATCGTCGACCTAGTGTATACAAGTTTACTCAACTAATGCATAATACTCAACGTTCAGCTTTATTGAAGCttagtaaatttatttataacgCTTTCATATTACGAAAAGGTCTTTCTGTAGCTATACAGTAG